From the genome of Streptomyces sp. NBC_01116, one region includes:
- a CDS encoding ornithine cyclodeaminase family protein: protein MTPAGTDHDGSDVAAVAALMRESLRSGAVRRMAVPLRQVVDDGRGTRFLSMPAVSADHGLCVNKTATITDGPGPTVTSVVPVFSTATGELLGVLDGAAVTNLKCAAVTALVTDACAAPGSAVLGIVGSGVQAWQQYLGVTAVRRITEVRVHSRTPEHAGILCERIRRADPGVRALVGASAEEATAGADVVSTATTSVRPLPIAAELPEHVHINCMGAHTTESRELPRSLLAAATLVVEDRAIAVAEAGEIHRTAIDLESLETGGHHGLDRRRTVFSSTGHASLDLITCAHLVARPHR from the coding sequence ATGACCCCCGCGGGCACGGACCACGACGGGTCCGACGTGGCGGCCGTGGCCGCGCTGATGCGCGAGAGCCTGCGCAGCGGCGCGGTGCGGAGGATGGCCGTACCGCTGCGGCAGGTCGTCGACGACGGCCGCGGCACCAGATTCCTGTCCATGCCAGCCGTCAGCGCCGACCACGGGCTGTGCGTCAACAAGACCGCCACCATCACCGACGGTCCGGGCCCGACCGTGACGTCCGTGGTCCCGGTGTTCTCCACCGCGACCGGGGAGCTCCTCGGGGTGCTGGACGGCGCGGCCGTCACCAACCTCAAGTGCGCGGCCGTGACGGCGCTGGTCACCGACGCCTGCGCGGCCCCGGGCAGCGCCGTCCTCGGGATCGTCGGATCGGGGGTGCAGGCGTGGCAGCAGTACCTCGGGGTGACGGCGGTGCGCCGGATCACCGAGGTACGGGTCCACTCCCGCACCCCCGAGCACGCCGGGATCCTGTGCGAGCGCATCCGGCGCGCCGATCCGGGCGTACGCGCCCTGGTCGGCGCGTCGGCCGAGGAGGCGACCGCGGGAGCGGATGTCGTCTCGACGGCGACGACCTCCGTACGGCCGCTGCCGATCGCCGCCGAACTGCCGGAGCACGTGCACATCAACTGCATGGGCGCGCACACCACCGAGTCCCGGGAGCTGCCGCGCTCGCTCCTGGCCGCCGCCACGCTGGTCGTCGAGGACAGGGCGATCGCGGTGGCCGAGGCCGGGGAGATCCACCGTACGGCGATCGACCTGGAGTCCCTGGAGACCGGCGGGCACCACGGACTCGACCGCCGCCGGACCGTCTTCAGCTCCACCGGGCACGCCTCGCTGGACCTGATCACCTGCGCCCATCTGGTGGCGCGGCCACACCGTTGA
- a CDS encoding alpha/beta hydrolase, producing the protein MSASDREELDKLLAALAAGEWPLDIDDARVFYDAWGAPIADDIVVEQRDGGHLLTPPNAEGSLTGLYLHGGGYVYGSLRSHGHMVSEIARAARCPMFFVDYRRAPEHPYPAALDDAEAAYRSLLADGVAAGDVVLAGDSAGGGLMLAMLLRLRDSGLPVPAAAACVSPWTDLTGSGESYHALEHEDPMLSKPVVDLVSASYLADTPRTHPYVSPLFGELAGLPPVLLQVGSREILRSDAERFAAGLRRAGGTGVLEVWPGMVHVWHLHHSRLGKAREAVSRLGGWLRAQATGA; encoded by the coding sequence ATGTCCGCGAGCGACCGCGAGGAGCTCGACAAGCTCCTCGCGGCCCTCGCGGCGGGCGAGTGGCCGTTGGACATCGACGACGCCCGGGTGTTCTACGACGCCTGGGGCGCACCGATCGCCGACGACATCGTGGTCGAACAGCGCGACGGCGGCCATCTGTTGACCCCGCCGAACGCGGAGGGCTCCCTGACCGGGCTCTACCTGCACGGTGGCGGGTACGTCTACGGATCGCTGCGCAGCCACGGTCACATGGTCTCCGAGATCGCCCGCGCGGCCCGCTGCCCGATGTTCTTCGTGGACTACCGGCGAGCCCCCGAGCACCCCTATCCGGCGGCGCTCGACGACGCCGAGGCCGCGTACCGGAGTCTGCTCGCCGACGGGGTCGCCGCCGGTGACGTGGTCCTCGCGGGCGACTCGGCGGGCGGCGGCCTGATGCTCGCGATGCTGCTGAGGCTGCGGGACTCGGGGCTGCCGGTCCCGGCCGCGGCGGCCTGTGTCTCGCCGTGGACCGACCTCACGGGCAGCGGGGAGAGCTATCACGCCCTGGAGCACGAGGATCCCATGCTCAGCAAGCCGGTCGTGGACCTGGTGTCCGCGTCGTACCTGGCGGACACCCCGCGCACGCATCCGTACGTCTCCCCGCTGTTCGGGGAGCTCGCGGGTCTGCCCCCGGTGCTCCTCCAGGTGGGCAGCCGCGAGATCCTGCGCAGCGACGCCGAGCGGTTCGCGGCCGGGCTGCGGCGCGCGGGCGGCACCGGTGTGCTGGAGGTCTGGCCCGGCATGGTGCACGTCTGGCACCTCCACCACTCGCGCCTCGGCAAGGCCCGCGAGGCCGTGAGCCGGCTCGGCGGCTGGCTCCGCGCCCAGGCGACGGGGGCGTGA
- a CDS encoding CoA ester lyase translates to MKSYASLLYTPALLLASVARPGRVRADMLVLDLEDSIHPARKAEARELLARADLSGAGLPALGMRVNTIATPDGLEDLRALIEMDATIGGVPLDVVFIPKISGAGDVAIYRSLLSHTSRPPEICSFIESVDAVDNAVEIAAVSDGLCFGQADLTADLYAENTFYLDHARARLCTAAAKYRVPAIDTNSFELHDLDAVAAQCRAARDAGFTGKAAIHPRQVDTIAETFTVGPDKIAEYRSVVEDYHSTSYGFAVEEDRVLAPPFVLRAQRMLALHAPAETGRNARTN, encoded by the coding sequence GTGAAGTCGTACGCGAGCCTGCTCTACACCCCGGCGCTGCTGCTGGCGTCGGTCGCCAGGCCCGGCCGGGTCCGCGCCGACATGCTGGTACTGGACCTGGAGGACTCCATCCATCCGGCCAGGAAGGCCGAGGCCCGCGAGCTGCTGGCGCGGGCGGACCTCAGCGGGGCCGGGCTGCCCGCACTCGGCATGCGGGTGAACACGATCGCGACGCCCGACGGCCTGGAGGACCTGCGGGCGCTGATCGAGATGGACGCCACCATCGGCGGCGTACCCCTCGACGTGGTCTTCATCCCGAAGATCTCCGGCGCCGGCGACGTGGCCATCTACCGGTCACTGCTGTCGCACACCTCCAGGCCACCGGAGATCTGCAGCTTCATCGAAAGCGTCGACGCCGTCGACAACGCCGTCGAGATCGCCGCGGTCAGCGACGGCCTCTGCTTCGGACAGGCGGATCTGACGGCCGACCTGTACGCCGAGAACACCTTCTACCTCGATCACGCGCGGGCCCGGCTCTGCACCGCGGCGGCCAAGTACCGCGTGCCCGCGATCGACACCAACTCGTTCGAACTGCACGACCTCGACGCCGTCGCGGCGCAGTGCCGGGCCGCCCGGGACGCCGGATTCACGGGGAAGGCGGCCATCCATCCCCGGCAGGTCGACACCATCGCCGAGACGTTCACCGTCGGCCCGGACAAGATCGCCGAGTACCGCAGCGTGGTCGAGGACTACCACTCCACGTCCTACGGCTTCGCGGTCGAGGAGGACCGGGTACTCGCCCCGCCGTTCGTGCTGCGGGCCCAACGCATGCTCGCACTCCACGCACCCGCCGAAACCGGCCGGAACGCCCGCACCAACTAG
- a CDS encoding aminotransferase class I/II-fold pyridoxal phosphate-dependent enzyme encodes MTEDITGPHRYRNNRKMVPAGEAAWGLSRKHGMLGLVVEAVEGQNRLRDIRTGHEFANLSSCSYLGLNSHPTVVEAGRAALEEERITGLSMGEFRIRLGIMERLEEELAEHFGAHVLPSVSCGVLSSAILPLLASGHLTDGEPLVVVLDRFAHFSLNFLKPVLADETLVLTCPHNDMQYLEDVCKRYPRVAYVAEGAYSTGGQADLKGIKDLQDRYGMFVYLDDSHALSAVGERGEGYARTVFDTLGSRTIVVASIAKAFGSTGGIAMVGDREMFELLYRSGPLAWSQGLRTAAVGTTLGALEVHRSPELGLRQRRLAQNIALFDERLRDHGLRGAGSHIKFVTVGDNDRAVRLSTELYRRGYYCSAMFFPIVAQGQAGVRMMLRGDMPAELTERFAADLLDVLAELS; translated from the coding sequence ATGACCGAGGACATCACCGGGCCCCATCGGTACCGCAACAACCGGAAGATGGTGCCCGCAGGTGAGGCCGCGTGGGGCCTGTCCCGCAAGCACGGGATGCTCGGCCTCGTGGTCGAGGCCGTCGAAGGGCAGAACCGGCTGCGCGACATCCGCACCGGGCACGAGTTCGCCAACCTGTCGTCCTGCTCGTACCTGGGCCTCAACAGCCACCCCACGGTGGTCGAGGCCGGACGGGCCGCGCTGGAGGAGGAGCGGATCACCGGGCTGTCCATGGGCGAGTTCCGGATCCGGCTCGGCATCATGGAACGGCTGGAGGAGGAGCTCGCGGAGCACTTCGGCGCCCATGTCCTGCCCTCGGTGTCCTGCGGGGTGCTCAGCTCGGCGATCCTGCCGTTGCTCGCCTCCGGGCATCTCACCGACGGCGAGCCCCTCGTCGTGGTCCTCGACCGGTTCGCGCACTTCTCCCTGAACTTCCTCAAGCCCGTTCTCGCCGACGAGACGCTGGTGCTGACCTGTCCCCACAACGACATGCAGTACCTGGAGGACGTCTGCAAGCGGTATCCGCGGGTGGCCTACGTCGCCGAAGGCGCCTACTCCACCGGCGGGCAGGCGGACCTGAAGGGGATCAAGGACCTCCAGGACCGGTACGGGATGTTCGTCTACCTCGACGACTCCCACGCGCTGTCGGCCGTGGGCGAGCGCGGTGAAGGATACGCGCGCACCGTGTTCGACACCCTCGGCTCCCGCACAATCGTCGTCGCCTCGATCGCCAAGGCGTTCGGCAGCACCGGCGGCATCGCCATGGTCGGCGACCGCGAGATGTTCGAACTCCTCTACCGGTCCGGGCCGCTGGCCTGGTCCCAGGGGTTGCGGACCGCCGCGGTCGGCACCACCCTCGGGGCCCTGGAGGTCCACCGGAGCCCGGAGCTCGGCCTGCGACAGCGACGACTCGCCCAGAACATCGCCCTCTTCGACGAGCGGCTGCGCGACCACGGCCTGCGGGGCGCCGGATCGCACATCAAGTTCGTCACCGTCGGCGACAACGACCGGGCGGTACGGCTGTCGACCGAGCTCTACCGGCGCGGCTACTACTGCTCCGCGATGTTCTTCCCGATCGTGGCGCAGGGGCAGGCGGGCGTGCGGATGATGCTGCGCGGCGACATGCCGGCGGAGCTGACCGAACGTTTCGCGGCGGACCTCCTCGACGTGCTGGCGGAGCTCTCATGA